In Pyricularia oryzae 70-15 chromosome 2, whole genome shotgun sequence, one genomic interval encodes:
- a CDS encoding cytochrome P450 52A12, with translation MSLSTIIAQVALALIASVWIWRSITLYYRRRKLKLLHGCMPVTKIPDWDPIFGLGFTYTLIKSDINNHRLINNTVERLQTYGYTHMANVMRHRMFFTCEPENLKAIMHGQFDHFDNELRSVPAGHFMGMGIFLADGEKWQRSRALVRPNFARDQVADLGSLERHFQILLSIIPKDGSAVDLAPLFFAFTMDSITDFLFGESVKALQAHASGAHASSSPWSQKGIEQFAEAWEYAQNDMLFRFILGPARYVYQDKKANQCVKMIHAHVDRYVEQAVRFRNEELARGGDEKEPKSEGRYIFLQALAKQTQDRKVLRDELMNLLMAGRDTTAALLSNLFHTFARRPDVWAKLKNEVMFLEGRLPTYEDIRNMKYVRWCINEFGILGKQASFDTTLPRGGGPNGRSPIFLPKGSIVLYSMLAQHRRKDLFGEDALEFRPERWETLRPGWNYVPFNGGPRICVGQQYALTEASYLVVRFVQTFATVESRDPEPWSIGKRLLTCPMNGTIVSLSR, from the exons ATGTCTCTATCTACTATCATTGCCCAAGTCGCCTTGGCACTAATAGCCTCTGTCTGGATATGGAGGAGTATAACGCTTTATTATCGACGCCGCAAACTGAAGCTACTCCACGGCTGCATGCCCGTCACCAAGATCCCAGATTGGGATCCGATTTTCGGTCTTGGATTCACGTATACTTTGATCAAAAGTGATATCAACAACCACCGGCTGATAAATAACACAGTGGAACGGCTCCAAACCTACGGCTATACTCATATGGCCAACGTCATGCGACACCGAATGTTTTTCACATGCGAGCCAGAAAACCTCAAAGCAATCATGCACGGGCAGTTTGATCACTTTGACAACGAGCTCCGTTCCGTGCCGGCGGGACACTTTATGGGCATGGGAATCTTTTTAGCGGACGGCGAAAAATGGCAACGGTCACGGGCCTTGGTACGGCCTAACTTTGCCCGAGATCAAGTTGCGGATCTGGGGTCGTTGGAGCGGCATTTCCAAATTCTCCTTTCCATCATTCCCAAAGACGGCTCGGCAGTCGACTTGGCACCGCTCTTCTTCGCCTTTACCATGGATTCAATCACCGATTTTCTGTTTGGGGAGTCGGTCAAGGCGCTGCAGGCGCATGCGTCGGGCGCccacgccagcagcagcccctGGAGCCAAAAAGGCATAGAGCAGTTTGCCGAGGCTTGGGAGTATGCCCAGAACGACATGCTGTTCCGGTTCATCCTGGGCCCCGCTCGCTACGTTTACCAGGACAAAAAAGCCAACCAGTGCGTCAAGATGATCCACGCCCACGTCGACAGGTACGTAGAACAGGCTGTCCGCTTCCGCAACGAGGAGCTTgcccgcggcggcgacgaaaAGGAGCCAAAGTCGGAAGGGCGGTACATCTTTCTCCAGGCCCTGGCCAAGCAGACGCAGGATCGCAAGGTCTTGAGGGACGAGTTGATGAACCTCCTCATGGCTGGTCGCGATACGACCGCTGCGCTTTTGAGCAACCTGTTCCATACATtcgccaggcgcccggatgtTTGGGCAAAACTCAAGAACGAGGTGATGTTTCTTGAAGGGAGACTGCCGACATACGAGGATATACGCAACATGAAGTATGTTAGGTGGTGCATCAACGAAT TCGGTATACTGGGAAAGCAAGCATCGTTCGACACCACCCTAccgcgcggcggcgggcccAACGGGAGATCGCCCATCTTCCTCCCCAAGGGCTCCATCGTCCTCTACAGCATGCTCGCGCAGCACCGccgcaaagacctcttcgggGAGGACGCTCTCGAATTCCGCCCAGAGAGGTGGGAAACGCTGCGACCGGGTTGGAATTACGTCCCATTCAACGGCGGACCGCGCATCTGCGTGGGTCAGCAATACGCCTTGACCGAAGCCTCGTACCTCGTGGTGCGCTTCGTGCAGACCTTTGCCACCGTCGAGAGTCGGGACCCGGAACCTTGGAGTATCGGGAAACGGCTGCTCACCTGTCCGATGAACGGGACTATCGTCTCGCTCTCTCGCTGA